One Luteolibacter flavescens DNA segment encodes these proteins:
- a CDS encoding sulfatase family protein yields the protein MIRGFLSILAAGFALTLAAGAKPLNIVLLYADDWRHDTLGCAGHPVVQTPRLDALAGEGVRFTRACVTTSICGVSRSTMLTGQWMSRHGNRGFDAFRTPWEETWPGILREAGWWSGHVGKWHSGKFQAGRFDFARNYGGKHFIKQEDGSEIHITRKNEADALDFLRSRPEDQPFFLTVNFFAAHAEDDHPDQYLPQPESAALYKDAHVPEVPDTFAKLPPAVSSAKNEGRRRWGLRFDTAEKYQTSMKNYFRLVTEVDTACGRVLDELQAQGLLEDTLVIFTTDNGYFHGEHGLADKWYPYEESIRVPLIVRDPRLAKDKRGATNDDIVLNADLAPTILAATGKAAPPTMQGRDFAPLYLSPVKPAWREDFYYEHAVIRDKDFIPASEALVTREWKYILWPDSGFEELFDLKNDPREQANLAATEKDRLEMMRKRFAESKDSVR from the coding sequence ATGATCCGTGGCTTCCTTTCCATTCTTGCGGCCGGTTTCGCATTGACCCTCGCGGCCGGTGCCAAGCCGCTGAACATCGTGCTGCTCTATGCCGACGACTGGCGGCACGACACGCTGGGCTGCGCTGGTCACCCGGTGGTGCAGACGCCGCGGCTGGATGCGCTGGCGGGAGAAGGCGTGCGCTTCACGCGTGCCTGCGTGACCACGTCGATCTGCGGGGTGAGCCGCTCGACCATGCTGACCGGGCAGTGGATGTCCCGCCACGGGAACCGCGGCTTCGATGCCTTCCGAACACCATGGGAGGAAACGTGGCCCGGCATCCTGCGCGAGGCGGGCTGGTGGTCCGGGCATGTGGGGAAGTGGCACTCGGGGAAATTCCAGGCGGGCCGCTTCGACTTCGCGCGCAACTACGGCGGGAAGCATTTCATCAAGCAAGAGGATGGCAGCGAGATCCACATCACGCGCAAGAACGAGGCCGATGCGCTCGACTTCCTGCGCTCGCGCCCGGAGGACCAGCCGTTCTTCCTGACGGTGAATTTCTTCGCCGCCCATGCCGAGGACGATCACCCGGACCAGTACCTCCCCCAGCCGGAAAGCGCCGCCCTTTACAAGGACGCGCACGTGCCGGAAGTCCCGGACACCTTTGCCAAGCTGCCGCCCGCAGTCTCCAGCGCGAAGAACGAGGGCCGCCGCCGATGGGGCCTGCGCTTTGACACCGCTGAGAAATACCAGACCTCGATGAAGAACTACTTCCGCCTGGTGACCGAGGTGGATACCGCCTGCGGCCGGGTGCTGGACGAGCTGCAGGCACAGGGTCTGTTAGAAGATACGCTGGTCATCTTCACGACGGACAATGGCTACTTCCACGGCGAGCACGGGCTGGCCGACAAGTGGTATCCCTACGAGGAGTCGATCCGCGTCCCGCTCATCGTGCGTGATCCGCGGCTTGCGAAAGATAAGCGTGGAGCGACGAACGATGACATCGTCCTGAATGCCGACCTCGCGCCCACCATTCTCGCCGCCACGGGGAAAGCCGCCCCTCCGACGATGCAGGGCCGCGACTTCGCGCCGCTCTATCTTTCTCCGGTGAAGCCCGCGTGGCGCGAGGACTTCTACTACGAGCACGCGGTGATCCGCGACAAGGACTTCATCCCCGCCTCGGAGGCACTGGTGACGCGGGAATGGAAATACATCCTGTGGCCGGACAGCGGATTCGAAGAACTCTTCGACCTGAAGAACGACCCGCGCGAACAGGCGAATCTCGCGGCGACCGAGAAGGACCGGCTGGAAATGATGCGGAAGCGATTCGCCGAGTCGAAGGACTCGGTTCGTTGA
- a CDS encoding AAA family ATPase: MSSPGSKTDDVARASKAIMAELAKVIVGQDDIVRGLVASLFANGHCLLIGVPGLAKTLLVQSIARVLGVDFKRIQFTPDLMPSDILGSEVIHEHHGKMEFQFRPGPVFTNLLLADEINRTPPKTQSALLEAMQERRVTTAGEVRPLPNPFLVVATQNPIEHEGTYPLPEAQLDRFMFSLDLGYPSRTEEIDIVRRTTIGETADLTTVISGHDIIAIQKLVRAMPVADHVLAYAVDLTASTRPNTGKKTADTYIEWGAGPRASQYLILGAKAFALMEGRAAPEAFDVRKAAPMVLGHRIVPNYRATGEGLKAGDLVRTLIGETKEPTY, encoded by the coding sequence ATGAGTTCCCCCGGAAGTAAGACTGATGACGTGGCCCGCGCCTCGAAGGCGATCATGGCCGAGCTGGCAAAGGTCATCGTCGGCCAGGACGACATCGTCCGAGGCCTGGTCGCCTCGCTTTTCGCGAATGGCCACTGCCTGCTGATCGGAGTGCCCGGCCTGGCGAAGACACTGCTGGTGCAGTCGATCGCCCGGGTGCTCGGCGTCGATTTCAAGCGCATCCAGTTCACGCCGGACCTCATGCCGTCGGACATCCTCGGCTCCGAGGTCATCCACGAGCACCACGGCAAGATGGAGTTCCAATTCCGGCCCGGCCCCGTTTTCACGAATCTCCTGCTGGCGGACGAGATCAACCGCACGCCGCCGAAGACCCAGTCCGCACTGCTGGAGGCGATGCAGGAGCGCCGCGTGACCACCGCGGGGGAGGTGCGGCCCTTGCCAAATCCCTTCCTCGTCGTCGCCACGCAAAATCCCATCGAGCACGAGGGCACCTATCCGTTGCCGGAGGCACAGCTCGACCGCTTCATGTTCTCGCTCGACCTCGGTTATCCATCGCGCACGGAGGAGATCGATATCGTGCGGCGCACGACCATCGGCGAAACCGCGGACCTCACGACCGTGATCTCCGGCCACGACATCATCGCGATCCAGAAGCTCGTCCGCGCGATGCCCGTGGCAGACCACGTGCTCGCCTACGCCGTGGACCTCACCGCCTCCACCCGGCCGAATACCGGGAAGAAGACCGCCGACACCTACATCGAGTGGGGTGCGGGCCCGCGCGCCTCGCAGTATCTCATTCTCGGTGCGAAGGCATTTGCCCTCATGGAGGGCCGCGCCGCGCCCGAGGCATTCGATGTGAGAAAGGCGGCCCCCATGGTGCTCGGCCACCGCATCGTGCCGAACTACCGCGCTACCGGTGAAGGCCTGAAGGCCGGGGATCTCGTCCGCACCTTGATAGGCGAAACCAAGGAGCCCACCTACTGA
- a CDS encoding DUF58 domain-containing protein encodes MAARFAAARGMASSGPPPFPGAKESSPTKPPPFPGSAKPRESADAADERNREHLASRLLDQSELERFKNLIVFAKTTVESQFSGRHKSPDLGSGGEFVEYQAYLPGLPIHAIDWRIYARTRKLVIRRYREETDMDVHLLVDASGSMGYLGTGRENKGRRAARIAAALAYLMMKQGDKASLTLFADRVIDHLPAGGGQRHLLKALRSLVRPAHEPTGLTDLPGAVRECNRLFKRRGRLIILSDLLGHDPAEIFDALGPLLHRGFEILLMQILDPEERMLPDAPLAHFVDMETGESIEVEPAEIRDAYAARVQERCDTLAEDGAKHRVEFTSLCTESPYREAIEAYLGFRTSKN; translated from the coding sequence ATGGCTGCCCGATTCGCGGCAGCGCGGGGGATGGCGTCCTCGGGACCGCCGCCTTTCCCCGGTGCGAAGGAATCTTCACCAACAAAGCCGCCACCTTTCCCCGGGTCAGCCAAGCCCCGCGAATCTGCGGACGCCGCGGATGAGCGGAACCGCGAGCACCTTGCCTCGCGCCTGCTCGATCAGTCGGAGCTGGAGCGCTTCAAGAATCTCATCGTCTTCGCGAAGACCACCGTCGAGAGCCAGTTCAGCGGCAGGCACAAGTCGCCGGACCTCGGCAGCGGCGGGGAATTCGTGGAGTACCAGGCCTACCTTCCCGGCCTGCCGATCCATGCGATCGATTGGCGCATCTACGCGCGCACGCGGAAGCTGGTCATCCGCCGCTACCGTGAGGAGACTGACATGGACGTGCATCTGCTGGTGGATGCATCCGGCTCGATGGGCTATCTCGGCACGGGCCGGGAGAACAAGGGCCGCCGTGCGGCACGCATCGCCGCGGCGCTCGCCTACCTCATGATGAAGCAGGGCGACAAGGCCTCGCTCACCCTCTTCGCCGACCGCGTGATCGACCACTTGCCCGCAGGCGGCGGCCAGCGTCATTTGTTGAAGGCCCTGCGCTCGCTGGTGAGGCCTGCGCACGAGCCGACCGGACTGACGGACCTGCCCGGCGCGGTGCGCGAGTGCAACCGGCTATTCAAGCGGCGCGGACGGCTCATCATCCTTTCGGACCTGCTCGGGCACGATCCGGCGGAAATCTTCGATGCGCTCGGCCCGCTCCTTCACCGCGGCTTTGAGATCCTGCTGATGCAGATCCTCGATCCGGAAGAGCGCATGCTGCCGGATGCGCCGCTCGCGCATTTCGTGGACATGGAGACGGGCGAGTCGATCGAGGTGGAGCCCGCCGAGATCCGCGATGCCTACGCCGCACGCGTGCAGGAGCGCTGCGACACACTCGCGGAGGACGGTGCGAAGCATCGCGTGGAATTCACCTCGCTCTGCACCGAGAGCCCTTACCGCGAGGCCATCGAGGCCTATCTCGGCTTCCGCACTTCCAAGAACTGA
- a CDS encoding vWA domain-containing protein, translating to MSFLNSPFLWLLPLAGIPLLIHWLSRRFPKTFLFSSIEDIRRTVAGRSRLFRWRHLIMLLLRTLALLALVGAFLKPVIASRAPADGKEGRRVLLLVDHSLSMTHADGGTTALSRAKGEARRLLDSLDPADHFNVIRVDASPAAAFVEFSTLRDAAMAFLEDSAPPVGTADFHAANQLAAELARDQKGQLDVYYFSDFQRGNWADVAFSSLPSDARLFFVSAAGEKQRGNRAVSGIRIAEGAVIAGGEIELSIRVANHSPDPWSGKIEAGFDPAHLREREVTLSPWSETDATLVVPVPAGGLQKLTVTLPPDDMPLDDKRHLVVQVRDREEVVLLTGPDAAGGSPAPSLFLRTAVDPYGGEKGVYRPRPLEPGALTPAALSASTRVIGSRLPLLGDDQAGTLATFLRGGGGMILFLDGESDRANLDKLSGLLGEELPLRLTEKLGSENLPGGAMQVASGDFRSRFLRLFENERRQNLALLEFYDLYHAMPTGKGRTLLSYADGTPALTESQIGLGTLLVCNFSVSEASSNLARQRLFPAWIHEMLLRMGDSTNAAMESFVPGDTISGEAWAAEATGRDLIAPPSTKTIVRRDPAGERLRVTFTAPAPGFYRLPGGDGRDLLAFAVNPDPRESDLRSIDPAVLPDRAGGSNSGAAYVGETADYGVLLRGRPVFHWFLLGALGLLLVEAMLFKTLKPRTA from the coding sequence ATGTCCTTCCTCAATTCCCCGTTTCTCTGGCTGCTGCCGCTGGCGGGGATACCGCTGCTCATCCACTGGCTCAGCCGGCGCTTTCCGAAGACCTTCCTCTTCTCGTCCATCGAGGACATCCGCCGTACCGTGGCGGGTCGTTCGCGGCTCTTCCGCTGGCGGCATCTCATCATGCTGCTGCTGCGCACCCTCGCGCTGCTTGCCCTGGTGGGCGCGTTCTTGAAGCCGGTCATCGCCTCGCGTGCTCCGGCCGACGGGAAGGAGGGCCGCCGCGTGCTGCTGCTGGTGGACCACTCGCTCAGCATGACCCATGCGGATGGCGGGACCACCGCGTTGTCGAGGGCGAAGGGCGAGGCGAGACGCCTGCTGGATTCGCTGGACCCTGCGGATCACTTCAATGTCATCCGCGTCGATGCCTCTCCCGCCGCGGCCTTCGTCGAGTTCTCCACGCTGCGCGATGCGGCGATGGCCTTTTTGGAGGACTCGGCCCCTCCCGTGGGTACCGCCGATTTCCATGCGGCGAACCAACTCGCGGCGGAACTCGCGAGAGATCAGAAGGGCCAGCTCGATGTCTATTACTTCTCCGACTTCCAGCGCGGCAATTGGGCGGATGTTGCCTTCTCGTCGCTGCCGTCCGATGCGCGCCTTTTCTTCGTGTCTGCCGCAGGAGAGAAGCAGCGCGGGAATCGCGCGGTGAGCGGCATCCGGATCGCGGAGGGCGCGGTCATCGCCGGGGGAGAGATCGAGCTTTCCATCCGCGTCGCGAATCATTCGCCGGACCCTTGGAGCGGGAAGATCGAGGCGGGCTTCGATCCTGCCCATCTGCGCGAGCGAGAGGTCACGCTTTCCCCGTGGTCGGAGACGGATGCCACACTCGTCGTGCCCGTGCCTGCGGGCGGCCTCCAGAAACTGACGGTAACATTGCCGCCGGATGACATGCCGCTCGATGACAAGCGACATCTCGTCGTGCAGGTGCGAGACCGCGAGGAGGTGGTGCTGCTCACCGGTCCCGATGCGGCGGGTGGCTCGCCCGCGCCGTCGCTCTTCCTCCGCACGGCAGTCGATCCCTATGGCGGGGAGAAGGGCGTGTATCGTCCGAGACCGCTGGAGCCCGGTGCCTTGACGCCCGCTGCGCTCTCGGCGAGCACGCGGGTGATTGGCTCGCGGCTTCCCTTGCTCGGCGATGACCAGGCGGGCACGCTGGCGACATTCCTGCGCGGTGGCGGCGGGATGATCCTCTTCCTCGATGGCGAGTCCGACCGGGCGAATCTCGACAAGCTCTCCGGCCTGCTGGGCGAGGAGCTGCCGCTGCGCCTGACCGAGAAGCTCGGCTCGGAGAATCTGCCGGGCGGTGCGATGCAGGTGGCCAGCGGGGACTTCCGCTCGCGCTTCCTACGGCTCTTCGAGAACGAGCGGCGGCAAAATCTCGCGCTGCTGGAATTCTACGATCTCTACCACGCCATGCCTACCGGCAAGGGCCGCACGCTGCTGAGCTATGCCGACGGGACGCCCGCACTGACCGAGAGCCAGATCGGCCTCGGCACGCTGCTGGTTTGCAATTTCTCCGTCTCGGAGGCATCGAGCAATCTCGCCCGCCAGCGCCTCTTCCCCGCATGGATCCACGAGATGCTGCTCCGCATGGGCGACTCCACGAATGCGGCGATGGAATCTTTCGTCCCGGGTGACACGATCTCCGGCGAAGCCTGGGCGGCGGAGGCGACCGGGCGCGATCTCATCGCTCCGCCAAGTACGAAGACCATCGTACGTCGCGATCCTGCGGGCGAGCGCCTGCGCGTCACCTTCACCGCGCCAGCCCCCGGCTTCTACCGCCTGCCCGGTGGCGATGGCCGCGACCTGCTTGCCTTCGCCGTGAATCCCGATCCCCGCGAGTCCGACCTGCGCTCGATCGACCCCGCGGTGCTGCCGGACCGTGCCGGTGGCAGCAATTCCGGCGCGGCCTACGTCGGGGAAACCGCGGACTACGGCGTGCTCCTGCGCGGCCGACCGGTCTTCCACTGGTTCCTGCTCGGCGCGCTCGGCCTGCTGCTGGTCGAGGCGATGCTTTTCAAGACTCTCAAACCGCGAACCGCCTGA
- a CDS encoding DUF4175 family protein, with amino-acid sequence MKDEPPPSSPVIEMLRRAGAVESRHRALRLVMRSLVWIALAVPLLMVADILFHFSDGVRLAGSLGVAVALVLVLAAAAVIAFFARPPLLRVARLLESRDPSLGSKLVNLLQLDADARSAQGSELTRELAGQAVQQAARSVDSSGFPVLARDPQRFRYLGRAMVLPVLLGLVTLFGGADARREWLRFLDPHGDHPPLSFTRIEIEKPEAGTSVLYGESLLVIAKTRGHIPKELFLTARPEGGGEPFTVAMIPRGEGIFVAPLEKIHQPLEVTAHTRGESSRSQRRRIDLILTPQIGPAVVTIAPPAYTGQPAREVPFRFTALQALEGTAITFRLGSNRPLGEGKISLLTAPDQSTDFPLLPAPEGAADSATASLTATASGRLSYHLVDIAGHAATETPTSTLTVTRDQPPSITVTAPERDAFVVEKMRLPLVIDATDDYGLRSVRLHVGIDGKFGEPVVAEFDKPDVRRHRVEHQLDLAAMGANADSEITVFAEAVDTRPEPQMTRTGSRRMGVITEEQYNEYLRQRADVAMIAGKYENLLARLQEKVEAQREIEKTLKELQEKQAKDPDDKELEEGLAKAFQQQDDLNHELEALAEEMSDFGREDPVYDFEKELQEQLREQAGKLRESAKRNREETGKALESGPPPSEPPTKEQLDAMAQAAQEQRERLEGERQEAEQNVQEPLQDLAQLHELMKDFNLFKQLEEQQRELAEQSKAYEEKQELTPDDRLAMREMGAKQRELGRKLDDLARKLEQDAAAAKEEFPQAAESAQQLADAIGQAGMPGMAREAAQDMLEGRADGAHPRAQQLHEEMEKLFAENGQPGLEGVQQGMDQALRLERGMNPGNSFRQMMQSLNFRPGPGGGSGKGASGMMASGSAPGDTDVIGGESLMDGPMSQAMAGRGDQGGAGMSGAPTARIDAADSGKPDELSSRRTTTPGSSSLLMEYENIADAYFRRLTTEK; translated from the coding sequence ATGAAAGACGAACCACCTCCCTCCTCACCGGTGATCGAGATGCTCCGCCGGGCCGGTGCCGTCGAGTCGCGGCATCGCGCGCTGCGGCTGGTGATGCGCTCGCTGGTGTGGATCGCCCTCGCGGTGCCGCTGCTGATGGTGGCGGACATCCTGTTCCATTTCTCCGATGGCGTGCGGCTGGCGGGTAGCCTCGGCGTGGCCGTCGCGCTGGTGCTGGTGCTCGCCGCGGCGGCGGTGATCGCCTTCTTCGCGAGGCCCCCTTTGCTCAGGGTCGCACGTCTTCTCGAGTCGCGCGATCCCTCGCTGGGGTCGAAGCTGGTGAACTTGCTCCAGCTCGATGCCGACGCACGCTCGGCACAGGGCTCGGAACTCACCCGCGAGCTGGCGGGCCAGGCGGTGCAGCAGGCGGCGCGCTCCGTGGATTCCTCGGGCTTCCCGGTTCTCGCGCGCGATCCGCAGCGCTTCCGTTATCTCGGTCGCGCGATGGTGCTGCCGGTGTTGTTGGGGCTGGTCACGCTCTTCGGCGGGGCGGATGCCCGGCGCGAGTGGTTGCGCTTCCTCGATCCCCATGGCGATCATCCGCCGTTGTCGTTCACGCGCATCGAGATCGAGAAGCCGGAAGCCGGCACCTCGGTCCTCTACGGGGAATCCCTGCTCGTCATCGCGAAGACGCGCGGCCACATCCCGAAAGAGCTTTTTCTAACAGCCCGGCCGGAGGGCGGTGGAGAGCCATTCACCGTCGCCATGATCCCGCGGGGCGAGGGGATCTTCGTCGCGCCGCTGGAGAAGATCCACCAACCGCTGGAGGTCACCGCGCACACCCGCGGCGAGAGCAGCCGCAGCCAACGCCGCCGCATCGATCTCATCCTCACGCCGCAGATCGGCCCCGCCGTCGTGACCATCGCGCCGCCCGCTTACACCGGCCAGCCCGCGCGCGAGGTGCCCTTCCGCTTTACTGCTCTCCAAGCGCTGGAAGGCACGGCGATCACCTTCCGCCTTGGCTCGAATCGACCTCTGGGTGAGGGCAAGATTTCGCTGCTCACCGCGCCGGACCAGTCCACGGACTTCCCGCTGCTCCCGGCACCCGAGGGCGCGGCGGACAGCGCCACCGCCTCGCTGACGGCCACGGCATCGGGCCGTCTTTCCTATCATCTCGTGGACATCGCCGGTCACGCAGCGACGGAGACCCCGACTTCCACGCTGACGGTCACGCGGGATCAGCCTCCTTCCATCACGGTCACCGCACCGGAGCGCGATGCCTTCGTCGTGGAGAAGATGAGGCTGCCGCTGGTGATCGATGCGACCGATGACTACGGCCTGCGCTCGGTGCGGCTGCATGTGGGCATCGACGGGAAATTCGGCGAGCCGGTGGTCGCGGAGTTCGACAAGCCCGACGTCCGCCGCCACCGCGTGGAGCATCAGCTCGACCTCGCCGCCATGGGGGCGAATGCGGACAGCGAGATCACTGTCTTCGCCGAGGCAGTCGATACACGCCCCGAGCCGCAGATGACGCGTACCGGCAGCCGCAGGATGGGCGTGATTACCGAGGAGCAGTACAATGAATACCTCCGCCAGCGGGCCGACGTCGCAATGATCGCGGGGAAGTACGAGAACCTGCTGGCCCGCTTGCAGGAGAAGGTCGAGGCGCAGCGCGAGATCGAGAAGACCTTGAAGGAGCTTCAGGAGAAACAGGCGAAGGACCCCGACGACAAGGAACTGGAGGAGGGCCTGGCCAAGGCATTCCAGCAGCAGGACGACCTGAACCACGAACTGGAAGCGCTGGCGGAAGAGATGTCCGACTTCGGCCGGGAGGATCCCGTTTACGATTTCGAAAAGGAACTGCAGGAGCAGTTGCGCGAGCAGGCGGGGAAGCTGCGTGAGTCGGCGAAGCGCAACCGCGAAGAGACCGGGAAGGCGCTGGAATCCGGCCCGCCGCCATCCGAGCCGCCGACGAAGGAACAGCTCGACGCCATGGCGCAGGCTGCGCAGGAGCAGCGCGAACGCCTGGAAGGCGAGCGCCAGGAGGCGGAGCAGAACGTGCAGGAGCCGCTGCAGGATCTCGCGCAGCTCCACGAACTGATGAAGGACTTCAATCTCTTCAAGCAGCTTGAAGAACAGCAGCGCGAGCTCGCGGAGCAATCGAAGGCCTACGAGGAGAAGCAGGAGCTGACGCCCGACGACCGCCTCGCTATGCGCGAGATGGGAGCGAAGCAGCGGGAGCTGGGACGCAAGCTGGATGACCTCGCGCGCAAGCTCGAGCAGGACGCCGCGGCGGCGAAGGAGGAGTTCCCGCAGGCGGCGGAGAGCGCGCAGCAACTCGCCGACGCCATCGGCCAGGCAGGCATGCCCGGCATGGCTCGGGAGGCCGCGCAGGACATGCTGGAGGGTCGCGCCGATGGAGCGCATCCGCGCGCGCAGCAGCTCCACGAGGAGATGGAGAAACTTTTCGCCGAGAACGGGCAGCCCGGTCTGGAGGGCGTGCAGCAGGGCATGGATCAGGCGCTGCGGCTGGAGCGCGGGATGAATCCCGGCAATTCCTTCCGCCAGATGATGCAGTCGCTGAATTTCCGCCCGGGTCCGGGCGGCGGGTCGGGCAAGGGTGCCTCCGGAATGATGGCCAGCGGCTCCGCACCCGGCGATACGGACGTCATCGGCGGCGAGTCTCTGATGGACGGCCCCATGTCGCAGGCCATGGCCGGTCGTGGCGACCAGGGCGGCGCGGGGATGTCCGGCGCGCCCACCGCACGCATCGATGCCGCCGACAGCGGCAAGCCTGACGAGCTTTCCTCGCGACGCACCACCACGCCCGGTTCGTCATCGCTTCTGATGGAGTATGAAAACATCGCCGACGCCTACTTCCGCCGGCTCACCACGGAGAAATGA
- a CDS encoding DUF4159 domain-containing protein: protein MKALLFLTALFASPVLAVDWNTETIRCGNLVYGDNQTSVCFAETFLTETASETGLKIDPKFARIALATEEVFTTPLCVFTGEGDFKLKDSERANLRRYLENGGFILSSPGCSSEPWDKAFHKEIALALPGHELKEIPMDHEIFSTVHKITKLNVKGGGSTRLKGIFINGRLALVHSPEGLNNAANAKGCCCCGGAEILEAKQVNVNAVAYALLH, encoded by the coding sequence ATGAAAGCACTCCTTTTTCTAACAGCACTCTTCGCCTCGCCGGTGCTCGCCGTCGATTGGAATACCGAGACCATCCGCTGCGGGAATCTCGTCTATGGCGACAACCAGACCTCGGTGTGCTTCGCCGAGACCTTCCTCACCGAGACGGCGAGCGAGACCGGCCTGAAGATCGACCCGAAATTCGCACGCATCGCGCTGGCGACCGAGGAGGTCTTCACCACGCCGCTCTGCGTCTTCACCGGCGAGGGCGATTTCAAGCTGAAGGATTCCGAGCGCGCGAACCTGCGACGCTATCTGGAGAACGGTGGCTTCATCCTTTCCAGCCCCGGGTGCTCCAGCGAGCCGTGGGACAAGGCCTTCCACAAGGAGATTGCGCTCGCCCTACCCGGCCACGAGCTGAAGGAGATCCCAATGGACCACGAGATCTTCTCCACCGTCCACAAGATCACGAAGCTGAATGTGAAAGGCGGCGGCAGCACGCGGCTGAAGGGCATTTTCATCAATGGTCGCCTCGCGCTGGTGCATTCGCCCGAGGGCCTGAACAACGCCGCGAACGCGAAGGGCTGCTGCTGCTGCGGTGGTGCCGAGATCCTGGAGGCCAAGCAGGTCAATGTGAACGCCGTGGCCTACGCGCTCCTTCACTGA
- a CDS encoding multiheme c-type cytochrome, with protein MKKVLLIALGLAVVVAAAAIYYTRSPGAKPAAAQKLTIHFTCDTSGRLEPCGCFTGQHGGLTRLMTWLEARPERHDTLMVDVGGALAGVNDYDLIQYRYLARGYQEMGFEALNMGAAEAAIPAKTIASLSSTSAVPLVSASLVDATTRKEILDPYRIVEKGGRRIGILGVVSPTSVTDPGEGLAVLSLDEAIGRHLPALREKTDLIVLLAFAKEAELRRLARDYYELALILGGDVGGPAQDMIRENDSIVLYTTNEARTVGTLTATLDGQPRTRLLDPVYEITLLEESIPQHVDLQELVREFRDEIRSTPLAVDDPDAVDPSAIPGVQPPATYVGSATCQSCHPKAYETWEKSGHGHAFETLEKKGSDADPHCIQCHTVGFGRPSGYRRPFGKEKLVDVGCESCHGPASEHVAHFRDGKKTAFKFRPVGPGDCVTCHHGEFSRPFDWDKFWPLIEHGKE; from the coding sequence GTGAAGAAAGTCCTCCTCATCGCCCTTGGGCTCGCTGTCGTGGTCGCCGCTGCGGCGATCTATTACACCCGGTCTCCCGGGGCAAAGCCCGCTGCCGCGCAAAAGCTGACCATCCACTTCACCTGCGACACTTCCGGCAGGCTGGAGCCGTGCGGGTGCTTCACCGGCCAGCATGGCGGCCTCACCCGTCTCATGACCTGGCTGGAGGCGAGGCCGGAGCGTCACGACACGCTCATGGTGGATGTGGGCGGCGCACTCGCCGGGGTGAATGACTACGATCTCATCCAATACCGCTACCTCGCCCGCGGCTATCAGGAGATGGGCTTCGAGGCGCTGAACATGGGCGCTGCCGAGGCGGCGATCCCCGCGAAGACCATCGCCTCGCTCTCCTCCACCTCGGCGGTGCCGCTAGTGAGCGCTTCGCTGGTGGACGCCACCACGCGGAAGGAAATCCTCGATCCCTATCGCATCGTTGAGAAGGGCGGTCGCCGCATCGGGATCCTCGGCGTGGTCTCGCCGACCAGCGTCACCGATCCCGGCGAGGGGCTGGCCGTGCTGAGCCTCGACGAGGCGATCGGGCGGCACCTCCCGGCCTTGCGTGAGAAGACGGATCTCATCGTGCTGCTCGCATTCGCAAAGGAGGCCGAGCTGCGCCGCCTGGCCCGCGACTATTATGAACTCGCGCTCATTCTCGGCGGCGACGTCGGTGGTCCGGCGCAGGACATGATCCGCGAGAACGACTCGATCGTGCTCTACACGACGAATGAAGCGCGCACCGTGGGCACGCTGACGGCGACGCTCGATGGCCAGCCCCGGACCCGTCTGTTAGATCCTGTTTACGAGATCACGCTTCTGGAAGAGAGCATCCCGCAGCACGTGGACCTGCAGGAGCTGGTGCGTGAATTCCGCGACGAGATCCGGAGCACGCCGCTCGCCGTGGATGATCCGGATGCCGTCGATCCCAGCGCCATCCCCGGCGTCCAGCCACCTGCGACCTATGTCGGCTCCGCGACCTGCCAGAGCTGCCACCCGAAGGCGTATGAGACGTGGGAGAAGAGCGGCCACGGCCATGCCTTCGAGACACTTGAGAAGAAGGGCTCCGATGCCGATCCGCACTGCATCCAGTGCCACACCGTCGGCTTCGGGCGTCCGTCCGGCTATCGCCGTCCGTTTGGAAAGGAGAAGCTCGTCGATGTCGGCTGCGAGTCCTGCCATGGCCCGGCGAGCGAGCACGTCGCGCATTTCCGCGACGGGAAGAAGACCGCCTTCAAGTTCCGGCCGGTGGGCCCGGGCGACTGCGTCACCTGCCACCACGGCGAATTTTCCCGGCCCTTCGATTGGGACAAGTTCTGGCCCCTCATCGAGCACGGAAAGGAGTGA